One region of Trinickia violacea genomic DNA includes:
- a CDS encoding YihY family inner membrane protein produces the protein MPKLSLDFDTIKRLAQFAAKRSGEDRIPQVAGSLTFTTMLALVPLATVAFALFTAFPIFSSFQASLQGFLADHLMPDQINSQIFKYLNQFATKAKGLTTMGMIVLFVTAVMTMMTVESAFNVIWRVTKPRPLAQRVLVYWSIVTLGPLLIGVSLSISSYLFTRSPFFAGLRVSALIDWALTGAALPLTALAFTMLYVYMPNCVVQWRDAAVGGICAAIAFELTKRGFGFYVRRIPTYTAVYGAFATVPMFLLWMYLCWFITLAGAMIASALPAIRIGQFHRQRYPGGDLLDALELLARLDEAREAGQPGHTVTELARMLRCDMDTATDLIAQLSKREWVARLENDGRLARYVLLANPSQITVGRLFDLFVIDRAELEYQLRLAPTRVDCSSLLGALDNQKLDISLATLLAARKASETVAVDDTGATQALPHQAAGL, from the coding sequence TTGCCGAAGCTGAGTCTGGATTTCGATACGATCAAACGTCTTGCGCAGTTCGCTGCGAAGCGCAGCGGCGAAGACCGTATTCCGCAAGTGGCCGGCAGCCTCACATTCACGACGATGCTTGCGCTCGTGCCGCTCGCGACGGTCGCGTTCGCGCTCTTTACCGCGTTTCCGATTTTCTCGTCGTTCCAGGCTTCGCTGCAGGGGTTCCTCGCCGACCACCTGATGCCCGACCAGATCAACAGCCAGATCTTCAAGTATCTGAACCAGTTCGCGACGAAGGCCAAGGGCCTCACGACGATGGGGATGATCGTGCTCTTCGTCACGGCGGTGATGACGATGATGACGGTCGAGTCGGCATTCAACGTGATCTGGCGTGTGACCAAGCCGCGGCCGCTTGCGCAGCGCGTGCTCGTCTATTGGTCGATCGTCACGCTCGGGCCGCTTTTGATCGGCGTGAGTCTTTCGATCTCGTCGTACTTGTTCACGCGCTCGCCGTTCTTTGCCGGCTTGCGCGTCTCGGCATTGATCGACTGGGCGCTGACCGGCGCGGCGCTGCCGCTCACGGCGCTCGCGTTCACGATGCTCTACGTCTACATGCCGAATTGCGTCGTGCAATGGCGCGATGCGGCGGTCGGCGGCATCTGCGCGGCGATCGCGTTCGAATTGACGAAGCGCGGCTTCGGCTTTTACGTTCGCCGGATTCCGACATACACGGCCGTGTACGGCGCCTTCGCGACCGTGCCGATGTTCCTGCTGTGGATGTACCTGTGCTGGTTCATCACGCTTGCGGGCGCGATGATCGCATCGGCGCTGCCTGCGATACGCATCGGCCAGTTTCACCGGCAGCGCTATCCGGGCGGCGATCTGCTCGACGCGCTAGAGCTGCTCGCGCGTCTCGACGAAGCGCGCGAGGCGGGCCAACCTGGTCACACCGTAACCGAGCTTGCGCGCATGCTCCGCTGCGACATGGACACCGCCACCGACCTCATCGCCCAACTCAGCAAGCGGGAATGGGTGGCGCGTCTCGAGAACGACGGCCGGCTGGCGCGTTACGTGCTGCTCGCGAACCCGTCGCAGATTACCGTTGGACGGCTGTTCGATTTGTTCGTCATCGATCGCGCCGAACTCGAATATCAATTGCGGCTCGCTCCGACGCGTGTCGATTGTTCGAGCTTGCTCGGCGCTCTCGACAACCAGAAGCTCGACATTTCTCTCGCGACGTTGCTGGCGGCACGCAAGGCGAGCGAAACGGTCGCCGTAGACGACACCGGCGCAACGCAAGCGCTGCCGCACCAGGCGGCGGGACTGTAA
- the wrbA gene encoding NAD(P)H:quinone oxidoreductase: MKDVLVLYYSRHGATRELALAIAQGIDSVPGMQARIRTVPPVSTVCEATQSDIPADGPPYAELRDLEECAGLALGSPTRFGNMAASLKYFLDGTTPQWLSGALAGKPACVFTSTGSLHGGQETTLLSMMLPLLHHGMLIIGIPYTESTLTTTQSGGTPYGASHHARAGSSEGGISADEKTLAVVLGVRVARAAAQLIERV; this comes from the coding sequence ATGAAAGACGTTCTTGTACTTTATTACAGCCGCCACGGCGCCACGCGCGAGCTGGCGCTCGCGATCGCGCAAGGCATCGACAGCGTCCCCGGCATGCAGGCGCGCATCCGCACCGTGCCGCCCGTCTCGACCGTCTGCGAGGCGACGCAATCCGACATCCCCGCTGACGGCCCGCCTTACGCGGAGCTTCGCGATCTCGAGGAGTGCGCCGGTCTCGCGCTCGGCTCGCCGACCCGCTTCGGCAACATGGCCGCTTCGCTCAAATACTTTCTCGACGGCACCACGCCCCAGTGGCTGTCGGGCGCGCTCGCCGGCAAGCCGGCCTGCGTGTTCACGTCGACGGGCAGCCTCCACGGCGGGCAGGAAACGACGCTGCTGTCGATGATGCTGCCCCTCCTCCATCACGGCATGCTGATCATCGGCATCCCTTACACCGAGAGCACGCTCACCACGACACAAAGCGGCGGCACGCCTTACGGCGCCTCGCATCATGCGCGTGCCGGTTCCAGCGAAGGCGGCATCTCGGCTGACGAGAAGACGCTTGCGGTCGTGCTCGGCGTGCGCGTCGCGCGAGCCGCGGCCCAGCTCATCGAACGCGTGTAA
- a CDS encoding CBS domain-containing protein, producing MKVSDILKVKGNTLFTVTPDASLHEAVDTMAEHDIGSLVVMEYGELVGMLTFREIIMTLHKNAGSVGTSSIRKVMDDHPITCTPETDVNEVRRMMLEHHVRYLPVLESRTLMGVISFYDVAKAVVEEQGFENRMLKAYIRDWPEEEQEQRETR from the coding sequence ATGAAAGTCAGCGACATCCTAAAAGTCAAGGGCAACACCTTGTTCACGGTCACGCCCGATGCGTCGCTGCATGAAGCAGTGGATACGATGGCCGAACACGATATCGGTTCGCTCGTCGTGATGGAGTATGGCGAGCTGGTCGGCATGCTGACGTTTCGTGAAATCATCATGACGCTGCACAAGAATGCGGGCAGCGTCGGCACGTCGTCGATCCGCAAGGTCATGGACGATCATCCGATCACCTGCACGCCGGAAACCGACGTCAACGAAGTGCGGCGAATGATGCTCGAACATCACGTCCGCTATCTGCCGGTGCTCGAGAGCCGCACGCTGATGGGCGTGATTTCGTTCTACGACGTGGCGAAGGCGGTGGTCGAAGAGCAGGGCTTCGAAAATCGGATGCTGAAGGCGTATATCCGGGATTGGCCGGAAGAAGAGCAGGAGCAGCGCGAAACGCGCTAG
- a CDS encoding metallophosphoesterase has product MKIRVLSDLHLECDEPEVIAHAGADLVVLAGDIHNHAEGLRWAAETFDAQVPVVYVPGNHEYYDGEFGALEAAMRDAAQCVDNVHYLNNGALIDPDGRWRVLGTTLWTDFALFGATDDERAQSIAAAEKVMLDFRGLIQVAWPGTGTDATMISAGVPRDFTPADTLALHRHARAWLEAELAKPFSGKTIVVTHHAPHRLSLAARYANDLASAGFISDLQALVREPVALWIHGHTHTAFDYTVNGTRVVCNPRGYVDRRTRRLENPDFAWDKVVEI; this is encoded by the coding sequence GTGAAAATCCGCGTGTTGTCCGATCTGCATCTCGAATGCGACGAGCCCGAGGTGATTGCTCACGCGGGCGCGGATCTCGTCGTGTTGGCCGGGGACATCCACAACCACGCGGAAGGTCTGCGCTGGGCCGCCGAGACGTTCGACGCGCAAGTGCCGGTCGTCTACGTGCCCGGCAATCACGAGTACTACGACGGCGAATTCGGTGCGCTGGAGGCGGCGATGCGCGACGCGGCCCAATGCGTCGACAACGTGCACTACCTGAACAACGGCGCGCTGATCGACCCGGATGGCCGCTGGCGCGTGCTCGGCACGACGCTATGGACGGATTTCGCGCTGTTCGGCGCGACCGATGACGAGCGCGCGCAATCGATCGCCGCGGCGGAAAAAGTCATGCTCGATTTTCGCGGGCTGATTCAGGTGGCGTGGCCCGGCACCGGCACCGATGCGACCATGATAAGCGCCGGCGTCCCGCGCGATTTCACGCCGGCCGACACGCTCGCGCTGCACCGCCATGCGCGCGCATGGCTCGAGGCGGAACTGGCAAAACCATTTAGTGGAAAAACGATCGTCGTCACGCACCATGCGCCGCATCGGCTGAGCCTTGCGGCGCGTTACGCGAACGATTTGGCGTCGGCGGGATTCATCAGCGACCTGCAGGCGCTGGTACGCGAGCCGGTCGCGCTGTGGATTCACGGACACACGCACACGGCGTTCGACTACACGGTGAACGGCACACGTGTCGTCTGCAATCCGCGCGGCTACGTCGACCGCCGGACCCGGCGTCTGGAGAATCCGGATTTCGCTTGGGACAAGGTCGTCGAGATCTGA
- a CDS encoding efflux transporter outer membrane subunit, with translation MQSPVAKGSVALAFLALSMIIAGCASTGGIAPQSKAADASSFDIGNAVRAADANAQWPAADWWRAYGDPQLNSLVDAARAGSPTLAAAQARVRSAMALAGRAQAALAPQVNGSLSVERQHWADDPLFYGPGTLANTNSWNNTASIGLSYHLDLWGADKNALERALDAAHAQAADARTAQLELEVNVVRAYVDLSKNYALLDIAKQVLEQQKQLAALAHRRLAGGLGTQLEVSQTEAPLPEYERQIDALDESIALDRNQLAALVGKGPGAGDSITRPTLSLAMQAGLPSTLPAELIGHRPDIVAARWTVAAQARGIDVAKAAFYPNINLAASLGGYATGGPLFQFLNSANGSWTAGPALSLPIFDGGARRSELGAAAAGYDLAVENYNQTIVGALKDVSDQVVRIRSLATQEQDAQRSVAAAKKSFDLSREGYRRGLTDYVNVIVAESQWLNAQQGVARTQAEQLVAHASLMAALGGGLDDPANGPSAADTLPGHTTAAQRAVSTVAAAVSSTAAKAANALAGNPVAGTPVSPSPQQAPAAAPAAPAPAQ, from the coding sequence GTGCAGTCTCCGGTAGCGAAAGGAAGCGTTGCGCTCGCCTTTCTTGCACTCTCAATGATAATCGCCGGATGTGCCAGTACCGGAGGCATTGCACCGCAAAGCAAGGCGGCCGACGCGTCGTCGTTCGATATCGGCAACGCGGTGCGCGCCGCCGACGCCAATGCCCAATGGCCCGCCGCCGACTGGTGGCGCGCCTACGGCGATCCGCAATTGAACTCGCTCGTCGACGCTGCCCGCGCGGGCAGCCCGACGCTCGCGGCCGCGCAGGCGCGCGTGCGCTCGGCGATGGCGCTGGCAGGCCGCGCCCAGGCGGCCCTGGCGCCGCAGGTCAACGGCAGCCTGTCGGTGGAGCGCCAGCACTGGGCGGACGACCCGCTTTTTTACGGCCCGGGAACGCTTGCGAACACGAACAGCTGGAACAACACCGCGAGCATCGGCCTCTCCTATCACCTCGACCTGTGGGGCGCCGACAAGAACGCGCTCGAACGCGCGCTCGACGCCGCCCACGCGCAGGCCGCCGACGCGCGCACCGCGCAGCTCGAACTCGAAGTCAACGTCGTGCGCGCGTATGTCGATTTGTCGAAGAACTACGCGCTGCTCGATATCGCGAAGCAAGTGCTCGAACAGCAGAAGCAGCTGGCGGCGCTCGCGCACCGGCGTCTCGCGGGCGGCCTCGGCACCCAGCTCGAAGTGAGCCAGACCGAGGCGCCGCTCCCCGAATACGAGCGGCAGATCGATGCGCTCGATGAATCGATCGCGCTCGACCGCAATCAGCTCGCCGCCCTGGTCGGCAAGGGCCCGGGCGCGGGCGACTCGATCACGCGGCCCACGCTGTCGCTGGCGATGCAGGCCGGCCTGCCGTCCACGCTGCCGGCCGAACTGATCGGCCATCGCCCGGACATCGTCGCCGCCCGCTGGACCGTGGCGGCGCAGGCGCGCGGCATCGACGTCGCGAAGGCCGCGTTCTATCCGAACATCAACCTCGCCGCGTCGCTTGGCGGCTACGCGACGGGCGGCCCGCTCTTCCAGTTCCTGAATTCGGCAAACGGCAGCTGGACCGCCGGGCCCGCCCTGTCGCTGCCGATCTTCGACGGCGGCGCGCGGCGCAGTGAGCTCGGCGCGGCGGCCGCGGGCTACGACCTCGCGGTCGAGAACTACAACCAGACGATCGTCGGCGCGTTGAAGGACGTCTCCGACCAGGTCGTGCGGATTCGCTCGCTCGCCACGCAGGAACAGGACGCGCAGCGCTCCGTGGCGGCGGCCAAGAAGAGCTTCGATCTCTCGCGGGAAGGCTATCGGCGCGGGCTCACCGACTACGTCAACGTGATCGTCGCCGAATCGCAATGGCTCAATGCGCAGCAAGGCGTCGCGCGCACCCAGGCCGAGCAGCTCGTCGCGCACGCGTCGCTGATGGCGGCGCTCGGCGGCGGGCTCGACGATCCGGCGAACGGTCCGAGCGCCGCCGATACGCTGCCGGGCCACACGACGGCCGCGCAACGGGCGGTGTCGACGGTGGCGGCGGCCGTTTCATCGACAGCGGCCAAGGCCGCCAATGCACTGGCCGGCAATCCGGTGGCCGGCACTCCGGTGTCGCCCAGTCCGCAGCAGGCGCCCGCGGCCGCGCCGGCCGCTCCTGCCCCCGCACAGTAA
- a CDS encoding O-acetylhomoserine aminocarboxypropyltransferase gives MSANRFDTLALHAGAAPDPATGARATPIYQTTSFSFRDTDHAAALFNMERAGHVYSRISNPTVAVFEERVTALENGAGAIGTASGQAALHLAIATLMGAGSHIVASNALYGGSHNLLNYTLRRFGVETTFVKPGDLAGWRAALRPNTRLLFGETLGNPGLDVLDIAAVAQIAHEHRVPLLVDSTFTTPYLLKPFEHGADFVYHSATKFLGGHGTTIGGVLVDGGTFDFVASGRFPELTEPYDGFHGMVFAEESTVAPFLLRARREGLRDFGACLHPQAAWQLLQGIETLPLRMERHVANTRRIVEFLVAHAAVESVAYPELESHPDHALARRLLPRGAGAVFSFNLRGDRAAGRRFIETLTLFSHLANVGDARSLVIHPASTTHFRMDAAALAAAGITEGTIRLSIGLEDPDDLIDDLKRALKAAAKTTATPAPANQGAA, from the coding sequence ATGTCCGCCAATCGTTTCGACACGCTTGCGCTGCATGCCGGCGCAGCCCCAGACCCCGCGACCGGCGCGCGCGCCACGCCGATCTACCAGACCACCTCCTTCTCGTTCCGCGACACCGACCACGCCGCCGCGCTCTTCAACATGGAGCGCGCGGGCCACGTCTATTCGCGGATCTCGAACCCGACCGTGGCCGTCTTCGAAGAGCGCGTGACCGCGCTCGAGAACGGCGCGGGAGCGATCGGCACGGCGAGCGGGCAAGCCGCGCTGCATCTCGCGATCGCGACGCTGATGGGCGCGGGCTCGCATATCGTGGCGTCGAACGCGCTCTACGGCGGCTCGCATAATCTCTTGAACTACACGCTGCGGCGCTTCGGCGTCGAGACGACCTTCGTCAAGCCCGGCGATCTCGCGGGATGGCGCGCGGCGCTGCGCCCGAACACGCGGCTTCTGTTCGGCGAGACGCTCGGCAATCCAGGGCTCGACGTCCTCGATATCGCCGCGGTCGCGCAGATCGCGCACGAACACCGCGTGCCGCTCCTCGTCGATTCGACCTTTACCACGCCCTATCTGCTGAAACCGTTCGAGCACGGCGCCGATTTCGTTTATCACTCGGCGACCAAATTCCTGGGCGGCCACGGCACGACGATCGGCGGCGTGCTGGTCGACGGCGGCACGTTCGACTTCGTCGCGTCGGGCCGCTTTCCGGAGCTGACCGAGCCGTACGACGGCTTTCACGGGATGGTGTTCGCCGAGGAAAGCACGGTTGCGCCGTTTCTGCTGCGCGCGCGCCGCGAAGGACTGCGCGACTTCGGCGCCTGCCTGCATCCGCAAGCCGCATGGCAACTGCTGCAAGGCATCGAGACGCTGCCGCTGCGCATGGAGCGGCATGTCGCCAACACGCGCCGCATCGTCGAGTTCCTGGTGGCGCATGCGGCCGTCGAGTCCGTCGCCTATCCGGAGCTCGAGTCGCATCCGGACCACGCGCTCGCCAGGCGTCTGCTGCCGCGCGGCGCGGGCGCCGTATTCAGCTTCAACCTGCGCGGCGACCGCGCCGCGGGCCGGCGCTTCATCGAAACGCTCACGCTGTTCTCACATCTGGCGAACGTCGGCGATGCGCGTTCGCTCGTCATCCACCCGGCGTCGACCACGCACTTCCGGATGGACGCCGCGGCGCTCGCCGCCGCCGGCATCACGGAAGGCACGATCCGCCTGTCGATCGGCCTCGAAGATCCCGATGACCTGATCGACGATCTCAAGCGGGCGCTCAAGGCGGCAGCGAAGACGACGGCAACGCCGGCACCCGCGAACCAGGGGGCCGCATGA
- a CDS encoding alpha/beta fold hydrolase, giving the protein MIVDLNGAAAYAYTGGKNFDRALPTAVFIHGAQHDHSVWALQSRYFAHHGFNVLAVDLPGHSRSAGPAATSIGALADWLAAFLDAVGADTAFVAGHSMGSLVALEFAARYPARAARLALVATAVPMTVSDALLDAALHRESEAIELVNHWSHSTIAAKPSAPGPGFWLHGMNQRLMERISANGEPRLFHTDFTACNQYADGLARAAQVRCPVRLVLGRKDAMTPPRATRALADALSAAGAEVDTVTLDAGHALMSEQPDATLDALFSFAAPLRSGTQR; this is encoded by the coding sequence ATGATCGTCGACCTCAACGGCGCCGCCGCTTACGCCTACACCGGCGGCAAAAACTTCGACCGGGCCCTGCCCACGGCCGTCTTCATCCATGGCGCGCAGCACGACCACAGCGTGTGGGCCTTGCAAAGCCGTTACTTCGCGCATCACGGCTTCAACGTGCTGGCCGTCGATCTGCCGGGCCACAGCCGCAGCGCGGGCCCCGCTGCAACCAGCATCGGCGCGCTCGCCGACTGGCTGGCCGCGTTCCTCGATGCAGTGGGCGCCGACACGGCATTCGTTGCCGGGCACAGCATGGGCTCGCTCGTCGCGCTCGAATTCGCGGCCCGTTATCCGGCGCGCGCCGCGCGGCTCGCGCTCGTCGCGACGGCCGTGCCGATGACCGTCTCCGACGCGCTGCTCGATGCAGCGCTCCATCGCGAGAGCGAGGCAATCGAGCTGGTCAACCACTGGTCGCATTCGACGATCGCCGCCAAGCCGTCGGCTCCCGGCCCCGGCTTCTGGCTGCACGGCATGAACCAGCGCCTGATGGAGCGGATCTCCGCAAACGGCGAGCCGCGGCTCTTTCACACCGACTTCACCGCGTGTAATCAATACGCCGACGGGCTTGCACGCGCGGCGCAGGTGCGCTGCCCGGTGCGCCTCGTGCTCGGCAGAAAAGACGCCATGACGCCGCCACGCGCCACGCGCGCGCTCGCGGACGCCCTGAGCGCGGCCGGCGCAGAGGTGGACACGGTGACGCTCGATGCCGGCCACGCGCTGATGTCCGAACAGCCCGACGCCACGCTCGACGCGCTATTCAGCTTCGCGGCACCGCTTCGCTCCGGAACCCAGCGTTGA
- a CDS encoding LysR family transcriptional regulator has protein sequence MDTLQNMRVFVRVVEAGSFTAAAQHLNTTTAYASRAVSDLETHLRTRLLNRTTRRIALTEAGERYLQRCEQILAYVDQAEAEASDAHAHPSGKLKMHAMSSFGMHCVVPAIGRYRQRYPDVDIDLTLSNRLPDLLDEGYDVSLVLGYDLPDSGLVSHRLGSAFSVACAAPSYLEARGVPKVPADLEHHVCLHMVAPTLTAGKWTFDGPNGQETFSLPPSTFQVNVAEAMAVAVCEGMGISVLPTYSAIQWLKSGELVWILPEYTSQPMNVYALYPSRQYLDAKIRTWVDFLREELPATLAADQAALRQFART, from the coding sequence ATGGACACGCTGCAAAACATGCGCGTATTCGTCCGGGTCGTCGAAGCGGGGAGCTTCACGGCCGCCGCGCAGCACTTGAACACGACGACCGCTTACGCGTCGCGGGCCGTATCCGACCTGGAAACGCATCTGCGCACGCGGCTCCTGAACCGTACGACGCGCCGCATCGCGCTCACCGAAGCCGGCGAGCGCTATTTGCAGCGCTGCGAGCAGATTCTTGCCTACGTCGACCAGGCGGAGGCCGAGGCGAGCGACGCGCACGCGCATCCGTCCGGCAAGCTCAAGATGCACGCGATGAGCAGCTTCGGCATGCACTGCGTGGTGCCGGCCATCGGCCGCTACCGCCAGCGCTATCCCGATGTCGATATCGACCTGACGCTCTCGAATCGCCTTCCCGACCTGCTCGACGAAGGCTACGACGTGTCGCTCGTGCTCGGCTACGACTTGCCGGACTCGGGGCTCGTCTCGCACCGTCTCGGCAGCGCATTCAGCGTGGCATGCGCGGCGCCGTCCTATCTCGAGGCGCGCGGCGTGCCGAAGGTTCCAGCGGATCTCGAACATCATGTCTGCCTGCACATGGTTGCGCCGACGCTCACGGCCGGCAAATGGACCTTCGACGGCCCCAACGGCCAGGAGACCTTCTCCCTGCCGCCGTCGACGTTCCAGGTCAACGTCGCCGAGGCGATGGCGGTGGCGGTGTGCGAAGGCATGGGCATTTCCGTCCTGCCGACCTACTCGGCGATTCAATGGCTCAAGAGCGGCGAGCTCGTGTGGATTTTGCCCGAGTACACGTCTCAGCCGATGAATGTCTATGCGCTGTATCCGTCGCGCCAGTACCTCGACGCGAAGATCCGCACCTGGGTCGATTTCCTGCGCGAAGAGTTGCCCGCGACGCTCGCGGCCGATCAGGCGGCGCTGCGCCAGTTTGCCCGGACTTGA
- a CDS encoding FAD-binding oxidoreductase translates to MTDSANASHQAFVAACRDAIGAAHVLTDAHDTASYLTDWRGRYNGAACAVLRPANTQEVASVVRLAVEHRVALVPQGGNTGLAGGATPDTSGAQAVVSLGRLNRVRALDPHNNTITVEAGVILADVQTRAQEADRLFPLSLAAEGSCTIGGNLATNAGGTGVLRYGNARELCLGLEVVTPQGEIWDGLRGLRKDNTGYDLRDLFIGAEGTLGIITAAVMKLHPQPAARVTALAALESPHAALDFLSLTQRFTGPLLTGFELMSEFCLRLVGKHFPQLRYPFDAPHGQIVLLELSDSESEAHARAIFERLMETALDEGLVADAVVAENLAQSRAFWDLREHIPLAQAEEGLNIKHDIAVPISRIGAFIDETDAAIALAIPGVRMVTFGHLGDGNLHYNVQAPEGGDARAFLAQHQTPINRIVYDSVHKHGGSISAEHGLGQLKIDEAAHYKSPVEVRLMQAVKAALDPLGLMNPGKVLR, encoded by the coding sequence ATGACCGACTCCGCCAACGCATCCCACCAGGCTTTCGTCGCGGCGTGCCGCGACGCGATCGGCGCAGCCCACGTGCTGACCGACGCGCACGACACCGCCTCCTATCTGACCGACTGGCGCGGCCGCTACAACGGCGCCGCCTGCGCTGTTCTACGGCCTGCCAATACTCAGGAAGTCGCGTCGGTCGTGCGCCTCGCCGTCGAGCATCGCGTCGCGCTCGTTCCGCAAGGCGGCAACACCGGGCTCGCAGGCGGCGCGACGCCGGACACGAGCGGCGCGCAAGCGGTCGTGAGCCTCGGGCGCCTGAATCGCGTACGCGCGCTCGATCCGCACAACAACACGATCACCGTCGAGGCCGGCGTGATCCTCGCCGACGTCCAGACACGCGCGCAGGAGGCCGACCGGCTCTTTCCGCTGTCCCTGGCCGCCGAAGGCAGCTGCACGATCGGCGGCAATCTCGCGACAAACGCGGGCGGCACCGGCGTGCTGCGCTACGGGAACGCACGCGAGCTGTGCCTCGGCCTCGAAGTCGTGACGCCGCAGGGCGAGATCTGGGACGGTCTGCGGGGCCTGCGCAAAGACAACACCGGCTACGATCTGCGCGATCTCTTCATCGGCGCGGAGGGCACGCTCGGCATCATCACGGCGGCCGTCATGAAGCTGCATCCGCAGCCGGCCGCGCGCGTGACGGCGCTCGCCGCGCTCGAATCGCCGCACGCCGCACTCGATTTCCTGTCGCTCACGCAGCGCTTCACCGGGCCGCTTTTGACCGGCTTCGAACTGATGTCGGAGTTCTGCCTGCGGCTTGTCGGCAAGCATTTTCCGCAGCTGCGCTATCCGTTCGACGCCCCGCATGGCCAGATCGTCCTGCTCGAGCTCTCCGACAGCGAAAGCGAAGCACACGCGCGCGCGATCTTCGAGCGGCTGATGGAAACCGCGCTGGACGAAGGGCTCGTCGCCGACGCCGTCGTCGCCGAAAATCTCGCGCAATCGCGCGCGTTCTGGGACCTGCGCGAACACATTCCGCTCGCGCAAGCCGAGGAAGGATTGAACATCAAGCACGACATCGCCGTGCCGATCTCGCGCATCGGCGCGTTCATCGACGAAACCGACGCCGCGATCGCACTGGCGATTCCGGGCGTGCGCATGGTCACGTTCGGCCATCTCGGCGACGGCAATCTGCACTACAACGTGCAAGCCCCGGAAGGCGGCGACGCAAGGGCCTTCCTCGCGCAACATCAAACGCCGATCAACCGGATCGTCTACGACAGCGTGCACAAGCACGGCGGCAGCATCAGCGCGGAGCACGGCCTCGGACAATTGAAAATCGACGAAGCCGCGCACTATAAATCGCCGGTCGAAGTACGGCTCATGCAGGCGGTGAAAGCGGCGCTCGATCCGCTCGGCCTAATGAACCCCGGCAAGGTGCTACGCTAA
- a CDS encoding DUF2069 domain-containing protein, with protein MQPIAPATQTVPQVIPRRGFAQGAALSLIALIALAIVWEGWLAPLRPGGSALLLKAVPLLLPLFGVLKRRVYTFQWASMLILLYFAEGIVRGMTDGGLSARLGWIEAALAVIFFICALGYVAPFKRAARAARRGT; from the coding sequence ATGCAACCCATCGCACCCGCGACGCAGACCGTGCCCCAAGTGATCCCGCGCCGCGGCTTCGCGCAAGGCGCGGCGCTTTCGCTCATCGCTTTGATCGCGCTCGCGATCGTCTGGGAGGGCTGGCTCGCGCCGCTGCGCCCGGGCGGCTCGGCGCTCTTGCTGAAGGCCGTGCCGCTCCTGTTGCCGCTCTTCGGCGTGCTCAAGCGCCGCGTCTACACGTTTCAATGGGCGTCGATGCTGATCCTCCTCTATTTCGCCGAGGGCATCGTGCGCGGCATGACCGACGGCGGGCTCTCCGCGCGACTCGGATGGATCGAGGCAGCGCTCGCCGTGATCTTCTTCATTTGCGCGCTGGGCTACGTCGCCCCGTTCAAGCGCGCGGCTCGCGCGGCCCGGCGCGGCACGTGA
- a CDS encoding Mpo1-like protein, which produces MAHTAQTDHFASFAEFYPFYLGEHRNVMCRRLHFIGSLGVIGCLAMAISAGDWLWLPAAILCGYGFAWIGHFAFEKNRPATFRHPLYSLMGDWVMFKDICVGKISL; this is translated from the coding sequence ATGGCTCACACTGCTCAAACCGATCACTTTGCGAGTTTCGCGGAGTTCTATCCGTTTTATCTCGGGGAGCATCGCAACGTCATGTGCCGCCGCCTGCATTTCATCGGTTCGCTGGGCGTGATCGGCTGCCTCGCGATGGCGATCTCAGCCGGCGACTGGCTCTGGCTGCCGGCCGCCATCTTGTGCGGCTACGGCTTTGCGTGGATCGGCCACTTCGCCTTCGAGAAGAACCGCCCTGCCACCTTCCGCCACCCGCTGTACAGCCTGATGGGCGACTGGGTGATGTTCAAGGACATCTGCGTCGGGAAGATCTCGCTGTAG